From a single Streptomyces rubradiris genomic region:
- a CDS encoding amidohydrolase, giving the protein MSLESESGLSGDVLPGVLSESLHAELVAFRRDLHMHPELGNQEFRTTAALKERLELAGLRPRVLGSGTGLVCDIGLAEGERPEEPLLALRADIDALPIPDTKDGCPYRSTVPDRAHACGHDVHTTVVLGAGLVLADLHAKGLLPRPVRLVFQPAEEVLPGGALSSIADGVLTDVGRILAVHCDPRVEAGKVGLRTGAITSACDCLEVALDGPGGHTARPHLTTDLVTAAARVAVDVPALIARRVDTRVGLALTWGRIESGHAPNVVPQHAELSGTVRCLDLETWRQAPDIVHAAIDEVATLHRAKSEITYVRGVPPVVNDRQSTELLHRAMVARRGTKAVETTQQSLGGEDFSWYLEHVPGALARLGVRRPGEHRVRDLHQGDFDADEHAITVGVEMFTAAAFLDAATAER; this is encoded by the coding sequence ATGTCCCTAGAGTCCGAGTCCGGCCTTTCGGGGGATGTGCTCCCCGGCGTGCTGAGCGAGTCCCTGCACGCCGAACTCGTCGCCTTCCGGCGCGACTTGCACATGCACCCCGAACTGGGCAACCAGGAGTTCCGTACGACCGCCGCCCTCAAGGAACGGCTGGAGCTGGCCGGGCTCAGGCCCCGGGTGCTCGGCAGCGGGACCGGACTCGTCTGCGACATCGGGCTAGCGGAGGGCGAGCGGCCCGAGGAGCCACTGCTCGCGCTGCGCGCCGACATCGACGCGCTGCCCATCCCGGACACCAAGGACGGCTGCCCGTACCGCTCGACCGTGCCGGACCGGGCGCACGCCTGCGGTCACGACGTGCACACCACCGTCGTCCTCGGCGCCGGGCTGGTCCTCGCCGACCTGCACGCCAAGGGCCTGTTGCCGCGCCCGGTACGACTGGTGTTCCAGCCGGCCGAGGAGGTGCTGCCCGGCGGCGCCCTGTCCTCCATCGCCGACGGCGTGCTGACCGACGTCGGCCGGATCCTCGCGGTGCACTGCGACCCGAGGGTGGAGGCCGGGAAGGTCGGGCTGCGGACCGGGGCGATCACCAGCGCCTGCGACTGCCTGGAGGTCGCACTCGACGGCCCCGGCGGGCACACCGCCCGCCCGCACCTGACCACCGACCTGGTCACCGCCGCCGCCCGGGTCGCCGTCGACGTGCCCGCGCTGATCGCCCGCCGGGTCGACACCCGCGTCGGCCTCGCCCTCACCTGGGGCCGGATCGAGTCCGGGCACGCGCCGAACGTGGTCCCGCAGCACGCGGAGCTGTCCGGGACCGTGCGCTGTCTGGACCTGGAGACCTGGCGGCAGGCCCCCGACATCGTGCACGCGGCCATCGACGAGGTCGCCACCCTGCACCGGGCCAAGTCCGAGATCACCTACGTGCGCGGGGTGCCGCCGGTCGTCAACGACCGGCAGTCCACCGAGCTGCTGCACCGGGCCATGGTCGCCCGGCGCGGCACCAAGGCGGTGGAGACCACCCAGCAGAGCCTCGGCGGCGAGGACTTCTCCTGGTACCTGGAGCACGTGCCGGGCGCGCTGGCCCGGCTCGGCGTGCGGCGGCCCGGCGAGCACCGGGTCCGCGACCTGCACCAGGGCGACTTCGACGCCGACGAGCACGCGATCACGGTGGGTGTGGAGATGTTCACCGCCGCCGCCTTCCTGGACGCGGCCACGGCGGAGAGGTGA
- a CDS encoding BMP family lipoprotein yields the protein MRRVAKLSAACIASAALAVTATACGSTSSEKESSSSGSGKGVKVGLAFDVGGRGDRSFNDSAARGADKAKAEFGGEIKELTAKTSDTEADREQRLSDLAEAGYNPIVGIGYAYAASMTKVAARYPKTSFGIVDSVVDGKNVNSITFTEEQGSYLAGVAAALKSKSKHVGFIGGVDVPLIKKFEAGYLQGVKDTDPKIKVDTQYLSHGSDTSGFASPDKGKEAAQGMLDNGADVVYTAAGSSGNGAIEAVAGKKGAWAIGVDSDQYNVPGLAKYKNSILTSMVKNVDLGVYDFVKSIHDGKPLSGTHTYALAQDGVKLSPSGGFIDDIQAKLDAAKKKIVDGSIKVKSTP from the coding sequence GTGCGCCGGGTAGCCAAGCTTTCTGCTGCGTGTATCGCGTCCGCAGCTCTCGCCGTGACTGCCACCGCCTGTGGCAGCACCTCCTCCGAGAAGGAGTCCTCGTCCTCCGGCAGCGGCAAGGGGGTCAAGGTCGGCCTCGCCTTCGACGTCGGCGGCCGTGGCGACCGCTCCTTCAACGACTCCGCCGCGCGCGGCGCCGACAAGGCGAAGGCCGAGTTCGGCGGCGAGATCAAGGAGCTGACCGCCAAGACCTCGGACACCGAGGCCGACCGCGAGCAGCGCCTGTCGGACCTCGCGGAGGCCGGCTACAACCCGATCGTCGGCATCGGCTACGCCTACGCCGCCTCCATGACCAAGGTCGCCGCGAGGTACCCGAAGACCAGCTTCGGCATCGTCGACTCGGTGGTGGACGGCAAGAACGTCAACAGCATCACCTTCACCGAGGAGCAGGGCTCCTACCTGGCCGGTGTCGCCGCCGCGCTGAAGAGCAAGTCGAAGCACGTCGGCTTCATCGGCGGTGTCGACGTCCCGCTGATCAAGAAGTTCGAGGCGGGCTACCTCCAGGGCGTCAAGGACACCGACCCGAAGATCAAGGTCGACACCCAGTACCTGTCGCACGGCTCGGACACCTCCGGCTTCGCCAGCCCCGACAAGGGCAAGGAGGCCGCGCAGGGCATGCTGGACAACGGCGCCGACGTCGTCTACACGGCGGCCGGCTCCTCCGGCAACGGCGCCATCGAGGCCGTCGCGGGCAAGAAGGGCGCCTGGGCGATAGGCGTGGACTCGGACCAGTACAACGTCCCGGGTCTGGCCAAGTACAAGAACTCGATCCTGACCTCGATGGTCAAGAACGTCGACCTCGGCGTGTACGACTTCGTCAAGTCGATCCACGACGGCAAGCCGCTGAGCGGCACCCACACCTACGCGCTCGCCCAGGACGGCGTGAAGCTGTCCCCGAGCGGCGGCTTCATCGACGACATCCAGGCCAAGCTGGACGCGGCGAAGAAGAAGATCGTCGACGGCTCCATCAAGGTCAAGTCCACCCCGTGA